The following nucleotide sequence is from Patescibacteria group bacterium.
AAACCAACACAAAACCCAAGGCAATGGTAATTATTAAAATGTAATTTTCAAAAAAATGAGCAGTTTTCAAGATGGTTTGCTTTAGATTTTTAAAAGCAAAGATATAGATTAAACTTGAAGACGCAACTGCGGCGAAAACCACGGTTCTGGCCAATTCTAAGCTGGCGTTAATATGTAAAAGGTACCAAAAGATAAAAAGCCCTGATAAGCCGACTGTAAAACTAACTGTCAAAATCAAAAAGATCGTGGAACGGTCAAAAATCTCTGTTTTTTGAGTTTGAAGCGGGGTTTGCGCCATTAAACCATCTTCTCTGGCTTCAAAACCTAAAACAATACCAGGCGGACCGTCACAAATCAAATTGGACCACAAAATTAAAACAATAGTAAGAGGCGCGGGAAAATTCAATAACATAGCGCCAAAAATTAGTAAGATTTCGGCGAAAGAATTAGACAAAACATAACTAATGACTTTTCTGATATTGGAAAGAATTAAACGACCTTCTTCGCAGGCAGCGACAATGGTTTTAAAATTGCTATCAAGCAAAATTAGATCCGAAACTTCTTTGGCCACATCCGAGGCATTTTCTACAACCACGGCAATATCAGCTTTTTTTAAAGCTAAAGCGTCGTTAACCCCATCTCCAGTCATTGCCACCACTTCGCCATTTTCTTGCAAGGCTTCAATAATTTTTAATTTTTGGTGCGGGGTAATTCGAGAAAAGATAATAATTTTATCTACCCTTTCCCTTAACTCATGGGTGGTGATTTTTTCTAATTCCTCAGCTTCCATGATATTTTCCGGTCCAATTTTAAAACCTAAATTCTGGGCCACTTTTTCGGCGGTGACGCGGTAATCACCGGTCACAATTTTAATTTTTATGCCAGCCTGCCGACATTCATCAATGGCATGTTTTACCTCGGGTCTGAGGGGATCGGCAATTCCGACCAAGCCCAACCAAGTAAAATTTTCTTTTAATTTTAAATCACCCCGAGACTTATAAGCCGAACCTAAGACTTTTAAGCCAAGTTTGGCCCATTGTTCAACCTTGGCTATAATGATTTCTTTCTCTTCGTGATTGTGTTTGCAAAAATTCAAGACAATTTCTGGTGCTCCTAAAATATAGGCGGCCGTATCACGATTAATCTTTCTAATCACCAAAGAATGTTTTTTGTCGCTATCAAAGGGTTCTTCATAAATTTTATAGCTTGAGTCTAAAATTTTTTGCGGATCAAATGAATCTTGCGTTTTAGCCCAATCCCAAAGACTTAATTCTAAGCTGTCTTTTTGTTGGTTGGATAAAATTAAGGAAAGTAAAAACTGCTTTGGTTTTTGGGTAAAAACTTCAGTAACTTGCATTTTGCCTTGAGTTAAGGTGCCGGTTTTATCGGTGCAGATGACTGAAGTTGAGCCTAAGGTTTCAACAGAAAGTAATTTTCTAACTAAACCTTTTCTTTTGAGAATTCTTTTCATGCCCAAGGACAAAATTACCGTTACCGCCACCGGTAAGCCCTCAGGAATAGCTGCGACTGCCAAAACCGTGGCAACTCGCAAGATGTGCCAAATATTATCATTTTGAAACAGGCCAAAAATAAAAATAGT
It contains:
- a CDS encoding HAD-IC family P-type ATPase codes for the protein MTRFSGLTQNQVLELRKKHGLNILAQKEGPGAVLLFLAQFESPLIYVLLFAAVISLIFREYTDLSLILIVITFNALMGFYQEYKAQKTMAALKNILKPKAFVIREAKRQEIEIINLVPGDLVVLTAGDMIPADGKLVEANNLLVSEAILTGEEEAVEKDMGRKNQVFMGTTVVAGQAILKVTEIGANTEMGKISKSLSEIKTEKTPLQIKLEKFSQKLAYIVAFICITIFIFGLFQNDNIWHILRVATVLAVAAIPEGLPVAVTVILSLGMKRILKRKGLVRKLLSVETLGSTSVICTDKTGTLTQGKMQVTEVFTQKPKQFLLSLILSNQQKDSLELSLWDWAKTQDSFDPQKILDSSYKIYEEPFDSDKKHSLVIRKINRDTAAYILGAPEIVLNFCKHNHEEKEIIIAKVEQWAKLGLKVLGSAYKSRGDLKLKENFTWLGLVGIADPLRPEVKHAIDECRQAGIKIKIVTGDYRVTAEKVAQNLGFKIGPENIMEAEELEKITTHELRERVDKIIIFSRITPHQKLKIIEALQENGEVVAMTGDGVNDALALKKADIAVVVENASDVAKEVSDLILLDSNFKTIVAACEEGRLILSNIRKVISYVLSNSFAEILLIFGAMLLNFPAPLTIVLILWSNLICDGPPGIVLGFEAREDGLMAQTPLQTQKTEIFDRSTIFLILTVSFTVGLSGLFIFWYLLHINASLELARTVVFAAVASSSLIYIFAFKNLKQTILKTAHFFENYILIITIALGFVLVFMAVYAPYINKVLGTTPLPAAYWLLVIGVCFLAIFWVEIIKIIKAKKPRQLRLG